The DNA segment TCGCAACGGTCGACAGATACGAACTCTGACCCGCGACAATTGTCTCGCTGGCCACGATCTTGCCGCCGAGCTTCTCGTAAGCCCTGGTAACCGGTCCAACCTCTGCTTGCGCGTTAGGTCCCGAGTCATACACCTCTGCGGCAAGGTGACATCCCTTGCCCTGGTACGCATAATACGCCTCGCCGGAGAGTAGCTCTGAGTCCGACGGGAAGACGCGGTAGACATAGGGATACTGCATATAGTCGAGCTGGGTTGTCCCACCCTCCATGAAATCTACGACATGATCTGGACCAAATTGGCGAACAACACCTTCGATCTCGAGCGACGATGGACCAAAGATCACCGAGGGGTTGTGCAGCAACAGGGTGTGGAAGGCGGTGACCGCGTCAACGGGGTCTCCGGCGGTGTCAGCTAATGTCCCGGAGATCTTTGCGCCAAGAACTCCGCCGCCATGGTTCACGGCATACAGGCCAGCCTCAACCCCGTGATCGAACCACTGGCCGACAAATGCCTCTTTCCCACTCATGGGTAGCAAGATGCCTGCTTGAATCGTACCGCTAATTCCTTTCGACTTGCTGGTGGTGCTCGCCGAGCTTGCCGTGCTGCCGCACGCGGCCATAGTCATGGCTCCGAGGGCGAGCAGGCCTGTGCCGACCACCTTCGTTTTTGTGATCCTGCCTCTGCGGATCTTTTTTGCTCGTACTGACTCCTTGCGCGACATGAGTGATTTCCCCCTTTTCTGTTTACTCGTACCTCTGTGAGGTAGAGACTTGCCTTAGGCCTGCTGTTCTGCAGAAGCGCCCAAAAAGATGCCGGCCAAATCCAACTTTCGAAGAATTTCTGGTGCTGCATGGTCGTGGTTGCGACCTGCGACGATGATGTAGCAGTGATCGGAGCTGTCGAGAGCCCTGTCTACGTTCTGTTCCACCACCACCACGCTGGTACCGAGTTCACTGATGGTAGCGATCTGCGACCATACCACCTCAACATTTGCAGGGGAGAGGCCTGCTGTCGGTTCATCCAACAACACCACCTTTGGCTCCGCCATGAGCGCGCGCGCCATGCCGAGCATGTTACGCTGGCCGCCACTCAACAGTCCAGCTTTCTTTCCCTTCGCTGGCCGTAACTCTGGGAAGATCTCCCAGATGTCGTTCACCCGTGTACGAAATCCCTTGGATGACACGAAACTTCCGAGTTCCAGATTCTCCTCAACTGACATCGATGGGAAGACATTCTCATTTTGAGGCACATACGCCACGCCGGCATGCGCCAGTCGATGGGTGGGAACGCCGGTAATTTCATCTCCATCGAGATGGATCGTTCCAGCCATGCGCGGAATTAATCCAAATACTGCTTTGAGAAATGTCGATTTACCCGCACCATTGGGTCCAACGATCGTGACCACCTGTCCGACTCCGACCTCAAGAGATACCTCTTGAACGATCGGGATCTTCCCGTACCCCGCGGTAAGTCGATCAACCTTTAGTACCTGCACCAACAGACCCTCCTGTCAAGTAGGCCGAGACGACCTCCGCATCTTGGCGAAGCTCGCTCATAGTTCCTTGGGCTAACGTGCGGCCGACGGCCAGCACGACGACATGATCACAGATGCGCTCGACCACATCAAGGTTGTGCTCAACCATAAGGAACGTGTAGCCGCTCTCCTCTTTCAGACGAAGCATGTGCTCACCGATACGCGAGATCAAGGCAGGGTTGATGCCCGCCATCGGTTCATCGAGAATGAGCATCTTAGGTTCGGCCATCACCGCACGGGCGAGTTCTAGCAGACGTTTCTGTCCACCACTGAGATTGCGTGCGTACTCGTTACGCATCTCATAGAGGCCAAATTCGTCGAGAATGTGTAACGCCTTCTCAACGAACTCGCGTTCCTGGCCCTGGTACCGCTTGCGGCGAAACAGCGCTGAGAAGAGATGTTCACCCGTTTGTGTGAGCGGCGACACCATGAGATTTTCGAGGACGGTCATCGCAGGGTATTCGCGCGATATCTGAAAGGTCCGAATCAGACCGTTCCTCGCAACCTGATGTGGCTTGTATCCGGTGATGTCGTTATTCCGAAAGCGAATCTTGCCGGCATCTGGACGCAACGCTCCCGCGATGAGGTTGACCACGGTTGATTTGCCTGCACCGTTGGGGCCGATGAGTGCGGTAATGGAACCCTCTAGCACTTCAAACTCGGCACCTTGCACCGCCTGAACTCCACCGAAGGCCTTCTCGAGCCCGACCACTGAGAGGATAGGTTGTTGGACCCGTTCTGTCATCATTCCTCAGCTCCCGTAACCGCAACCTCAGGCGTGATCGCTCGTGTTTGGCCAGTTAATGGCAACTCGTAAAACTTGGCCTTTCGCTCTGGGAACACTCCTTGGGGGCGGAACCGCAAGGTCAAGATCACGAGAGCCCCAATGCAGATGTTTCTGATCTCTGGGATCAGACTGGGAAACCCATTGATACTGGGAAGGAACCTCGTCGCCTCGTTGAACAGGACCGCTACCAGGAACGAACCGATGACCGCTCCCTTGTTGTTACCCATTCCGCCCACGATGAGTGCCGCCCAGATCACAAATGTTTCGCTCGTTCCCCACCCAGCAGGAGCCAGAGCGGTGATGAACCAAATGGTCAGTACACCCCCAATACCGACGAAGATTGCGCCAATGACCATCGCCATCATTCGAATGCGATAGGTGTTCTTACCGAAGGCCTCGGCCACGTCGAGGTCTTCGCGAGTGGCACGCATTGCCCTACCAAGTGGTGATTTATAGAGTCGATTTGCGATAAACCATAGGAGTAACATAATGACTGCTGCAAACAACATAAATAGCAAGTCATAGGTATTGGGACTGAGGTTGAGGACCCCATTGAAGGGTTGTGGAACTCCGACAAGCCCCTCGTAACCATCGAAGAGTTTGGTGTTGTTGCCGACAAGACCGTAGATGATGGAACCAGCTGCCAATGTGACAATCGCCAGATAATCGGAGCGTAATCGTCGAAGAGCAATAAGTCCGATCAGATAGCCAAGTATTCCCGCACTGACCGCACCCAGGAGTAGGGCGAGAGGCCAAGGAAGCGAGAGCCCAAGTATGTAGTAGATCTCGGTTCCAGGTTGTGCCCGGCCCAGCGACCCTACCCCCGCCATGTATGCTCCGACTGCCATGAAGGTGATAACGGTAAAGTCGAGAATGCCTGCATACCCGAACTGTATGTTCAATCCAATAGCGAAGATATTGTAGATGCAAAAGTAGACACCAAGGGTTGCAAGATAACCAATGAGTATTACCATTATTCGACCTATGCCTTTCCAGCTATTGCGAAGATCCCTTGCGGGCGGATGAGTAGCACGATCACTAAGGCTGCGAATGCGACGTCGACGTTGTATGCCGACGAGATCACAAGGCTAGAAAGGCCCACCACGAGTCCAATGATGAGCGCACCTAGCATGGCACCATAGATTTTTCCGATACCGCCCAGGATGACCGCTGCAAAGATCACGAACAAGAAGCTATTACCGGTGAACACCTGAAACTCTACGGTATTGAGTGCTAAGGCAATACCTCCCAGTCCGGCGAGACAGCCGGTAAAAAACCAAGTCCACAACGTGGTTGCGTTGATGTCGATACCGCTGGCTTGTGCCAGCATCTTGTTGTCCGACATTGCGCGCATGGCCTTGCCGAGGCGTGATTTGGTCAAGAGTAGGTGCACCGCGATGAGGGCGACAATAGCGACGCCGACCACCTCTAGTTGTGCCACGGTCACACTGAACGGCCCAATCGTCAGCGGCGCTCCTTGTGCAATCGGGTAGCGGTCAAATCCCACCCCCCAGATCGCTTGCGCGAGATTGAGCAGAATCAACTGCAGCCCGAAGGTGACGATCAGTAAGAAAAAGCCTGATGTGCCACGTTTCACAAAACGTTCGAGGATCAGAATGTCAACCACCACGGCGACGATACCCGCGGTGAGGATGCCAACCACTGCCCCGAGCAAGAAGGGGAGGTGAAAGGCGGTTATGCACGTGTAGGTCATGTACATGCCAACCGCGAGGTATGCTCCGTACGCGAAGTTGACGTAGTTCGTGACCCCAAACTGAAGACTGAGACCGACCGATGCGAGCGCGAGCACAGCAGCGGTCACGATTCCAAAACCCAAGGTCAGTAAGAACAGATGCACCTTCCCCCCTCTGCGTAACAGGTACTGTTCTATTCCCCTAAGGGCGAAAATTGCTGTTGCGTACACAAAGATCACCTAGATCTCGTTGAGGAGCATTGTGTTCATTGTGTTCACAGGACGAGTGGCCACAGGTTCAAGTCGACGTGGTAGTGCAAGTCACGTGTTGGTGCGTTGCTCCTCAACGGCACCAACTCCTTCGGTTTGGGTGCAAAGAGAGAGATGCTTACCTGGTTCATCCCGGAACGTGCCAAGTAGGCCCAGCCCCACCGCGAGATGCTGCCGCGACGGGTGGCGTTCTGGTGAATGCGACACTCCATGGTCAGGCATTGACCCTTTTGTCGGTGATCTGCTCTGTCTGGCCACCGCATTCAGCCTAAGAAAAGGCCATGGGTAGTCTCAGGTACTATGGTGGTGCTGTTGATGGTCGGTGACACCAGTCTGCGCGTAGAGTGACCGCTGTCTAGGCATTGGTACAGGGGGGATTCGGTGTGAACAGTTACCGGCGAAGTCGTATGACGATGAAGAAACGCCTTGCCCTGATACAGGCCACCATTCTGGTGGCCGTCATCCTGACTGGGGTCATCTGGTTTCACGGATCCATTCGACCAGACGCTACCCAGTACGCCAACGCGGGTCGCCTAGCGGTGCAAGCACTCGCCACCAACCCATCGCTCGTTGAACTTTCGAATCATTCACCGGAGTTGCGGTCAGTCATGAGCAGTCTGCGAGCGTCTGGGGTGGCCCTTTTGAACGCCAATGGAGTTGTCATCGATGGTGCGGGAGGATTTGCGAGAGGTGAGCTACTTCCCCTTCCTTCGACCACTACCACCTCCGTGCAGACCCGAGACGTGGGTAGCGAAGTGACGGTTATCGCCATTGCGCCCCTCGCCGGCCCACAGGATCGAGACAGGGTGGTAATCGAACTCCGCTACCGAACATCACAGAGTGAAGCGATCGCGGTAACCGTGCGGGTTTTTGAGGCACTTATTGTTGCCATGATGGTCGGCTTGCTGCTCAGCTGGGGTGTCGGGCGTTGGATTCGGAAGCAGACCTTCGGGCTTGAGCTGGATGAGCTTAAGGAACTCATCCAGGAACAGGAGGCGATGTTCCATGGAATTCGCGAAGGCGTTATCGGACTCGATGATGAAGGGCGGTTCCAATTCGCAAACTCTGGCGCCATTGACTTACTGAAACTGCCTGCACGCCATCTGGGGCGACCGGCACGCGTGCTCATCCCAGACGGCCGCCTTCAGGCTGCTATCCTCGGCGAGATAACTGGGCGGGACACGATTGTTGTGCACAAAGACCGAATTTTGGTCATCAATCGGAGATATGTGGAGGCGCACGGAACACCCCTTGGCTATGTTGTCACAATCAACGATCGCACGGAATCGGAGGCGCTGATGCGAGAACTTGATGGCATGCTGGGGTTGACCGATGCCCTCCGCGCTCAAGCCCACGATTTTTCGAATCGTATGCATACGGTGGTGGGACTCATCGAAATGGGAGCTACGCGTGAGGCGGTCGAATTCGCTACCGATCTCACTCTTCGGGATACGCAACTCATGAGTCGGTTGACCGACGAGATTGCCAATCCCATCATTGTGGCCCTTTTGCTAGCTAAGGGTGCCGTGGCGGCCGAACGCAACGTGGAGTTCCGGCTAGGGGGTGCGGTCCTACTTCCGGCGGCCCTCACTTGCGCGAGTGACCTGGTAACGGTGATCGGCAACCTTCTCGATAACGCGATTGAGGCGACGCAAGGATACCCCCACGCCTGGGTGGCGGTGCGCCTACTACGCAGCGAGACGGAGCTGATAGTGGAGGTCACTGACTCTGGTCCGGGAGTGCCCGTGGCCGAACGGGAGACGATCTTTGTCGATGGCTTCACCACGAAGACCATCGGTAAAGGATTGCGGCGTGGCTTGGGCCTTGCGATGGTGCGCCAGCTGGTTGAGCGTTATCATGGCAAGATTGAGGTATCGCAAGACGTCGGGGCTTGTTTTCGGGTGACGCTGCCAGGGATCTTTGAACTCGAATTGAAGGAGGCTGCTTCACATGACCATTCCTCAAAGACCTGATGTCTCACCCATGTTCCGGGTCGTAGTCGCCGATGATGACTTTCGCGTAGCCTCGCTTCACCGTGCGGTGGTGGAGGGTGTGAGCGGTTTCGAGGTGGTTGCCGAAGCACATTCAGGAGCCGAGGTGCTTCAGGCGGTCCGCGACAACGCGCCCGATCTTGTCCTACTCGACCTCTATCTCCCAGACATACCAGGGTTAGAGGTGCTGCGTCGTCTTACTGGCTCAGCGCAAGACACGGTGGATGTGATTGTCGTGACCGCTGCACGCGACGCTGGAAGCGTCGAGGAGGCGGTCCGTCGAGGGGCCGTCTATTATCTCGTGAAACCATTTAGTACCCACGTGCTGATCGAGCGCCTCACGACGTATGCCTCGATGAAAAAGAGGCTCGAAACGCTCCATGAGGCAGATCAAGAAGAGGTCGATACGATCTATGCCATGCTACGAGCAACCAACAGTCGGCAGCTTCCAAAGGGACATTCTCCCCAGACGCTTGGCAGGATCATTGAGATCTTGCGTAGCGCGGGTGAACCACTCACCGCAGAGGATGTCGCAAGCCGTACGGGAGTGAGTCGTCCCACTGCACACCGCTATCTCACCTATCTCGCGCGCATCGGGCGAGTTCGTCTTGAATTTCGCTATGGATCGGGACGCCCTGAGCACCTCTATGAATGGCCATCATGAGTGTGCTGACATAAAGCCTGCGGCCGATCTGCCTGGGGTGCAGCCAGTAAGGGGCCAGCTGATGAGCGGATTGGGCGGCGCCAGTCGAGTGCCTGTCACCATGCGCGCATCCGGCAGTACCACTGTCCTCGGATCGACCAACGCACGAGTTGGGGAAGTGGGCAAGCGATGGCGTGACAAGCGGAGTTGGCTGGGTTGTTTGATAGGATGCGTGTCTGTTGAGCGGTGGCACCGCGTTCAAATGGGTCGTCAGTTCATTGTCCTTACGGTGCGGTGCGGTGCGGTCGGCCGCAACAGAGGCGTCGTACTCTTGGTCTGTGGAAGTCCCTTGCCTCCTGTAGTCGTCGTCAAGTATTGGCCCACGAACACTTCGAGGCCCACGAAAGCTACTGGCGCCTTGTGACAACCGCACGATCGCTGAAGGAGGCAGCGTCTGCTGCGGATGAGGAGCCTCCTTGAGGTTTCGAGAACGGCGAGATGCTCGCAGGCAGCGGGTTCCTCGCCTAGCGATCGCTATGGCCCCATTCTGGGAGTTGTGACGGCGTTAGGAGGAGGCGAGCAACTCGTGAACTCGCTGGAAGGTGGGTAGAGATCCTGAGTCGTGTATCGCCATCTCGATGGGAGCGGCCAGTGCTTGGAGCTCGGCTAGTTCCCCATCGGAGACCACATCAAAGAGCGGAGCCATCAACAGATTTGTTCGTCGCTCGAGATCGCTACGGAAGGATCGCCCCTCCGGTGTGATGGTTTCATCTTTGGCAATGAGACCACGATGCGTGAGGTTCTCGATGCCATGGGTCCATTCGGCATCGGTGTAACCTCTTGATGTCTGTGCAGTGGAGCGCTGCTCGGCCCCGATCGCCACCATGAGGATATGTGCCTCACAACCGTTGATTTGATTGACGGCGAGGAGGCTATTGTGGCAATCTCCTCGGTACTCGCGGATGAGGGTGGCCGCATGGAAGAGTTGTGACCTCGGATCATCTGGTGGTTGCACGGATAGGTTGGCGGCATAGAGAGGGTGTCCATCGCGTTCGCCATGCCGAGAGATCTTGGTTGCGATTCGAGTGGCGCGTGCGAGAACCTCTGCGCTGGGAGCGAGCGTTGATGATCCCATGATGCGATCCCAGGTAGCGAGGATGCCCTGGAATCGAGCGGCGATGAACTGTTCCGGGGTGGCAATCTTCCACACCGATGGGATGGCAGCTTCGACATTGTGATGCGAAAAACTATAGAACGCGGCGGTAACCACTCCGGGTTCGACCTGACCCATCGGCGCGGCACGTCCCCCGAAGTAACGGGCCCATGAGTCGGCAACGCCGAGCGTCTTATAGCTCTCGCGACACTCTTTAGCGAAGTAGGTGAGGTCGTGAAATGTCTCGAGCTGAGCCCAAACTTTCAGCGAGCTTGCGTAGCGTTCATTGCGATCCATATGCTTAGGCTAGTAGCCATGGTTGGGCTTAGGCCAATGATAGGTATCGCAGCGTTCTCTTGTGGTCGTGAACGGGTAGCAGTGGGGATCGAGTGGTGTAGCTAACCTAGGTCTATGCCTATTTATAGTCTTGGTAGCCAGATTCCACGGATCGCCGCTTCGGCGTTCGTCCACCCCGACGCCGTCATCATTGGTTCGGTGGTGATTGGTGAAGAAGCGTCGGTCTGGCCACATGCGGTGTTGCGAGGCGACTACGGCCGCATCGAGATAGGTGCCCAGACGTCCGTGCAGGACGGAACCGTTATCCATGCCACCGCAGAGCTCCCGACCGTGGTTGGCGCCGAATGTGTCGTGGGGCATCTCGTGCATCTTGAGGGTTGCGTCGTCGAGGACCACTGTCTGATTGGTTCCTCCTCAGTCGTCCTGCACCGCGTCCGGATCCATGAGCATGCGTTGGTTGGAGCAAATGCAATGGTAACGAATGATACCGATGTTCCCTCATTTGCTATGGCGTTAGGGGTCCCAGCGACGATCGTTCCGGATCGCGTCCCTGAAGGAGCCTTTGCTGAGGCCGTCGCGCTCTATGTCGCTAATGCACGGCGCTATCGAAATGAGTTGATTCGTTTGGAGTAGCACTCGATCGCGCTTGCCACAACGCAGTTCCGTGATCGCACTGGGGGTCTGGTTGGTGTCACCGTCTGCTCGCGTCGTGCTATCGGTGGCCCGCGAGCGTCATGGCTGTCGGAGTGCGGTAGCGATACGACGACCTGCGAGTTGATGCACCTCAATGGGATGATGGAAGGCTTTGGTGAGTGTTGCCGAGGTAAGCACTTCATCTGCGGGGCCAAACCAGTACCCATGCTCACTCATCACCAGCGTATGAGTGATCGAGATCGGTAGATCCTCGAGATGATGCGCCACCATGACGAGCGCACCGTTGTGGTGATGTTGGTCGAGGATGCGTTCAAGCGCTTCGATCATCTGTTCGCGGGCGACGAGATCGAGGTGAGAGGTCGGTTCATCGAGCACGGTTAAACGTGGCGTGCCGCAAAAGGAACGCGCCAGGAGAACTCGCTGGCGTTGACCCGAGGAGAGCGAGTCGAGTGGTCGTTGCGCGTAGTCGTCAAGACCGACAAGTTCGAGGAGGTGTCTGGCTTCGAGCCGGTCATGGTCATCGAGCACAAACCATTCACGGCGTAGACCGGAGAACCGACCAAGGGCAACCACCTCTTCGGCCGTCATGTCTGGGGCGAGCCGTGAGGTCAGCTCGTCCGAGAAGTATCCAATCCTTGGACGTAAGGCTCTGATATCGGTCTCGTGCACGTTAACCCCCAGGAGGTGAAGCGCGCCTCGGCTCAATCGGAGCCTCCCGGCAAGCACCATCGCGAGCGAAGTTTTCCCGATGCCGTTCGGCCCTAAGATGGCTAGACGTTGTCCGCTATCGAGGGTGAGGGATAGGTCGCGAAAGATGCTGGCCTCACCTCGTACCAGGTGGGCGTGTTGCATGTGGATGATGGAAGGTTGATCGCAGTTGGTCATAGCGCTATCAAGGCTATGGCGATGATAGCGAGCGCCAGGCCTATGAGCTGGCGAGGATGGAGCGCGACTTTGGTAAGGGCGACCTGTAGTAGGAGGGTGATCGCTGGGTAGAGGGCGGTGATGGCGATAAGCGGTGCAGCATTGGAACCTCTTCGTAACGCAAGAAAAAAGAGGGCATAGCCGACGGTACCGGCCAGACCCGCAGCGATAGTGAGCCAGGAGAAGGCGGGTCGTATGAAGAAGGCGACTGGCACGACAGCTATCGCTTCGACGAGCACCACTGTCACCCAGAGCGTCAACGGGGCAGCGCGGATCGAGGCACGATCGGAGAGAAATCCCCACGCTCCCCACGCGATAGCAGCACCAAGTGCTAACGCGACAGCGCTCAGCTCGACGCGAGACACATCCCTCCTTAGGCAAGATTAGTTTTTAAGGCTAGCCAGTGAGTGGCCGATGAAGCTCATGAGGGGTTGGTGTAATGCAGCGATCGAATTCACTCAATATAGGTGTTCTGGGCAACAGTGGTGAGAGTGCGCTCATGGGCCTGCTCGAGCAGCTCATGACGGCCGCCGGTGCGATGGGCGTGATGGTGGCAAGGCGGCTCGAGTCAAAGTACATGATCGAGAGGGTTCGCGTCGTTCCCCGGATTTTGCGCGAAGGTGATGTCATCGAATTCGAGAACGCCGTTGATCTGTCGGCGGCCGTGCCAATTGAGCCCACAGGGCCAGGCCGCATCTTCTCGGACTACATCGGGTTTTCACCGTTAGCCTCACTGTATCTAGTACCTTTTGAGGCGACAAGGGATGAGAATCTTGCCACCGTGGTCTTTTCGAATCGCGAACTGCGCTGTCCACGTCCAACGCTTATTGCGCTCTGCCGGATGATCGAGCTCACGATCGCCATGGGCATCGACTACGAGCGTCAGGTTCGTTCGCTGGCAGATCAGCTCGCTATCTTAGGAGAGCAGGCATCGAACGACCCTCTGACGCAGTTGTTGAATCGGCGCGGCTTCCTTGAGGTGTTGCAGCGGGAGGCCAGTCGACTTTCGCGGAATCCGGCACCGATGGCGATCTTGCTCTTTGATCTCGATGGTCTCAAATCGGTCAATGATCTCTATGGCCATGAGGCCGGTGATGATTACCTGATCAAGTTTGCACGAACGCTCCGAGATAATCTACGGGCGATGGATGTCGTCGGTCGCCTTGGTGGCGATGAGTTCGCCCTCCTTGCACCACAGACAGATCGTATCAACGCCGAGGAGCTCGCACGTCGGCTCCGTCGCCTCTTCGATGCACGTCGACTACCGGTCTCTATCGGAGTTGCGGCGCTTGAGGGTGAGAAGATGTCCCTGGCTGCGCTGCTTTCGCAGGCCGATCAAGCGATGTACGCCGATAAGGCGCAGCGTAAAGAGGCGATGGGAACTCAAGAGAAGTTGACGATCGACCTTACAGCACTTGAGGGACGACTACAGACTCGTGT comes from the Ferrimicrobium sp. genome and includes:
- a CDS encoding ABC transporter ATP-binding protein gives rise to the protein MQVLKVDRLTAGYGKIPIVQEVSLEVGVGQVVTIVGPNGAGKSTFLKAVFGLIPRMAGTIHLDGDEITGVPTHRLAHAGVAYVPQNENVFPSMSVEENLELGSFVSSKGFRTRVNDIWEIFPELRPAKGKKAGLLSGGQRNMLGMARALMAEPKVVLLDEPTAGLSPANVEVVWSQIATISELGTSVVVVEQNVDRALDSSDHCYIIVAGRNHDHAAPEILRKLDLAGIFLGASAEQQA
- a CDS encoding branched-chain amino acid ABC transporter permease, coding for MIFVYATAIFALRGIEQYLLRRGGKVHLFLLTLGFGIVTAAVLALASVGLSLQFGVTNYVNFAYGAYLAVGMYMTYTCITAFHLPFLLGAVVGILTAGIVAVVVDILILERFVKRGTSGFFLLIVTFGLQLILLNLAQAIWGVGFDRYPIAQGAPLTIGPFSVTVAQLEVVGVAIVALIAVHLLLTKSRLGKAMRAMSDNKMLAQASGIDINATTLWTWFFTGCLAGLGGIALALNTVEFQVFTGNSFLFVIFAAVILGGIGKIYGAMLGALIIGLVVGLSSLVISSAYNVDVAFAALVIVLLIRPQGIFAIAGKA
- a CDS encoding ABC transporter ATP-binding protein, translated to MMTERVQQPILSVVGLEKAFGGVQAVQGAEFEVLEGSITALIGPNGAGKSTVVNLIAGALRPDAGKIRFRNNDITGYKPHQVARNGLIRTFQISREYPAMTVLENLMVSPLTQTGEHLFSALFRRKRYQGQEREFVEKALHILDEFGLYEMRNEYARNLSGGQKRLLELARAVMAEPKMLILDEPMAGINPALISRIGEHMLRLKEESGYTFLMVEHNLDVVERICDHVVVLAVGRTLAQGTMSELRQDAEVVSAYLTGGSVGAGTKG
- a CDS encoding response regulator, with the protein product MTIPQRPDVSPMFRVVVADDDFRVASLHRAVVEGVSGFEVVAEAHSGAEVLQAVRDNAPDLVLLDLYLPDIPGLEVLRRLTGSAQDTVDVIVVTAARDAGSVEEAVRRGAVYYLVKPFSTHVLIERLTTYASMKKRLETLHEADQEEVDTIYAMLRATNSRQLPKGHSPQTLGRIIEILRSAGEPLTAEDVASRTGVSRPTAHRYLTYLARIGRVRLEFRYGSGRPEHLYEWPS
- a CDS encoding GGDEF domain-containing protein; this translates as MQRSNSLNIGVLGNSGESALMGLLEQLMTAAGAMGVMVARRLESKYMIERVRVVPRILREGDVIEFENAVDLSAAVPIEPTGPGRIFSDYIGFSPLASLYLVPFEATRDENLATVVFSNRELRCPRPTLIALCRMIELTIAMGIDYERQVRSLADQLAILGEQASNDPLTQLLNRRGFLEVLQREASRLSRNPAPMAILLFDLDGLKSVNDLYGHEAGDDYLIKFARTLRDNLRAMDVVGRLGGDEFALLAPQTDRINAEELARRLRRLFDARRLPVSIGVAALEGEKMSLAALLSQADQAMYADKAQRKEAMGTQEKLTIDLTALEGRLQTRV
- a CDS encoding ABC transporter ATP-binding protein, which gives rise to MQHAHLVRGEASIFRDLSLTLDSGQRLAILGPNGIGKTSLAMVLAGRLRLSRGALHLLGVNVHETDIRALRPRIGYFSDELTSRLAPDMTAEEVVALGRFSGLRREWFVLDDHDRLEARHLLELVGLDDYAQRPLDSLSSGQRQRVLLARSFCGTPRLTVLDEPTSHLDLVAREQMIEALERILDQHHHNGALVMVAHHLEDLPISITHTLVMSEHGYWFGPADEVLTSATLTKAFHHPIEVHQLAGRRIATALRQP
- a CDS encoding sensor histidine kinase, giving the protein MKKRLALIQATILVAVILTGVIWFHGSIRPDATQYANAGRLAVQALATNPSLVELSNHSPELRSVMSSLRASGVALLNANGVVIDGAGGFARGELLPLPSTTTTSVQTRDVGSEVTVIAIAPLAGPQDRDRVVIELRYRTSQSEAIAVTVRVFEALIVAMMVGLLLSWGVGRWIRKQTFGLELDELKELIQEQEAMFHGIREGVIGLDDEGRFQFANSGAIDLLKLPARHLGRPARVLIPDGRLQAAILGEITGRDTIVVHKDRILVINRRYVEAHGTPLGYVVTINDRTESEALMRELDGMLGLTDALRAQAHDFSNRMHTVVGLIEMGATREAVEFATDLTLRDTQLMSRLTDEIANPIIVALLLAKGAVAAERNVEFRLGGAVLLPAALTCASDLVTVIGNLLDNAIEATQGYPHAWVAVRLLRSETELIVEVTDSGPGVPVAERETIFVDGFTTKTIGKGLRRGLGLAMVRQLVERYHGKIEVSQDVGACFRVTLPGIFELELKEAASHDHSSKT
- a CDS encoding branched-chain amino acid ABC transporter permease, coding for MVILIGYLATLGVYFCIYNIFAIGLNIQFGYAGILDFTVITFMAVGAYMAGVGSLGRAQPGTEIYYILGLSLPWPLALLLGAVSAGILGYLIGLIALRRLRSDYLAIVTLAAGSIIYGLVGNNTKLFDGYEGLVGVPQPFNGVLNLSPNTYDLLFMLFAAVIMLLLWFIANRLYKSPLGRAMRATREDLDVAEAFGKNTYRIRMMAMVIGAIFVGIGGVLTIWFITALAPAGWGTSETFVIWAALIVGGMGNNKGAVIGSFLVAVLFNEATRFLPSINGFPSLIPEIRNICIGALVILTLRFRPQGVFPERKAKFYELPLTGQTRAITPEVAVTGAEE
- a CDS encoding EamA family transporter — protein: MSRVELSAVALALGAAIAWGAWGFLSDRASIRAAPLTLWVTVVLVEAIAVVPVAFFIRPAFSWLTIAAGLAGTVGYALFFLALRRGSNAAPLIAITALYPAITLLLQVALTKVALHPRQLIGLALAIIAIALIAL
- a CDS encoding ABC transporter substrate-binding protein, whose translation is MSRKESVRAKKIRRGRITKTKVVGTGLLALGAMTMAACGSTASSASTTSKSKGISGTIQAGILLPMSGKEAFVGQWFDHGVEAGLYAVNHGGGVLGAKISGTLADTAGDPVDAVTAFHTLLLHNPSVIFGPSSLEIEGVVRQFGPDHVVDFMEGGTTQLDYMQYPYVYRVFPSDSELLSGEAYYAYQGKGCHLAAEVYDSGPNAQAEVGPVTRAYEKLGGKIVASETIVAGQSSYLSTVAKMFSGAQRPQCVFFHMDPQTASTFFANVSQLGHLNIPFITGDTGASTQMAQAMGLQNASKWLSGMAAPPAYAQSNAAFLNAYQAVWHTNKPLPASPAMYDAVVIAALAMDAAHSSNPTIWRPFITKVSNPPGTKCYTYTSCAALLKKGTKINYQGASGNEDFNQYHNVFSSFEVVKFTSSGNLKTVFNEPASALAKLY
- a CDS encoding gamma carbonic anhydrase family protein, whose amino-acid sequence is MPIYSLGSQIPRIAASAFVHPDAVIIGSVVIGEEASVWPHAVLRGDYGRIEIGAQTSVQDGTVIHATAELPTVVGAECVVGHLVHLEGCVVEDHCLIGSSSVVLHRVRIHEHALVGANAMVTNDTDVPSFAMALGVPATIVPDRVPEGAFAEAVALYVANARRYRNELIRLE